A part of Myxococcales bacterium genomic DNA contains:
- a CDS encoding tetratricopeptide repeat protein: protein MKHRSSLKKLSCCIGLLLSPSFLMARQNVEKPTEIVGSPEKSEADKNFPAQMEQQTAEIKLMQEIEPNFVPKDERAIQLFMLQKAAGENEKAIKDKKELALKVRMLFSKKFRDNLQSYGEQKLGDTDIKFQHALNDSIQSYEQALKYHPHSARVQDALYFLGLSYFEVDEKSYFEKLAAYSAAREQGRKDVEYPEENFSRTISVYERLLKEYPDFRFMDSVYYLLGLALWYEGDFYQASDRFQELIARFPKSKYVDEVWFRLGEYFYDLDEYDDALNAYARVLKNTQSLLYEKAVYKSAWAYFQSNRYDQAIAQFSKIVELNKNNRLASIRAEAIRYIVKSFSEKMYAEGSLKISKQKNVQAKAEREFAEREGLKLAKRVISYYGGLSKPPEYFRDILVELASQLLDESKSDGAILALRTIIDLNTNDKDNPRLAIQIVDILNDAHRYQEARSENEALIQRYGKGSVWYNAMADNIEAQRFSREAVRDAMLSLAVYHHRQGKELKKSNPEKSRENFKQAAILYARYIEQYPERDDTHKALFYFAESMAEAEGFRLALDAYRLLINYPLPMPENYRRDAIYNIVFTYRHVLQSEALEKRFKSIDFDALTSKQRGEKKEEIPEVGLEYLAAIDEFLKLAPDDPQVPVFLFHAAALYYVYGHDDEALSRFAFIIDSYPQSKAASVAARLVLDDAIAKNEWSRVIELSRHFKEQKLGGSEKEFTRIEKNAQFKIARSVFEEAHELQKNNQLTESKAKYRESAQLFATLLKEDPNNPYADIMLFNSARAVTESGVITEALPLYRELYSKYPKSQYAKSARFQEAFALEKMLKFDEAARAYDGIVKADPQSEAAGDAMLNKALLFEAAGNLKNATAAFVAFAKKYPARSEAPDALLSAALMYKKQGDIKQQITILSQFIKQYEKQNDKIPAIIEAHAQIGDSYGDLIVKTKSPVERTRYQNLQKTHYQSCVKLYSDKLQSPIAAHFASQAQLFLEKPEQDAFKRLSINARSGKAQASQLTGMMKKLTQLTAKNEAIIKKYAQPLSNAESLYRVGALYEHLAKSMLKAPCPRDVAVIDDFACDEYIVLLEDRAVILEDKAVSADAQAYEIALEAYDAPSQMINKIQVALNRLKPGKYPRIGDVIEKPVWGEIIGKGRMLSTGRMAFELHQAEKDPDVEKAVEIPQPQNNEEKVEEISPVTQETVKEENAE from the coding sequence ATGAAGCATAGGTCGTCGCTGAAAAAATTAAGTTGCTGCATTGGGCTGTTGTTGAGTCCCTCATTTTTGATGGCGCGACAAAATGTAGAAAAGCCCACAGAAATTGTAGGTAGTCCAGAAAAATCCGAAGCTGATAAAAATTTCCCGGCACAAATGGAGCAACAAACTGCTGAAATTAAACTCATGCAGGAGATAGAGCCCAATTTTGTTCCCAAAGATGAGCGCGCAATTCAACTTTTTATGTTGCAAAAAGCAGCGGGCGAAAATGAAAAAGCCATAAAAGATAAAAAAGAACTTGCCTTAAAAGTACGTATGCTTTTCAGCAAGAAATTTCGAGATAACTTGCAATCTTATGGCGAGCAAAAGTTGGGAGATACAGATATTAAGTTTCAGCACGCTTTGAATGATTCTATCCAAAGCTATGAACAGGCTTTGAAATATCATCCTCACAGCGCTCGGGTACAAGATGCATTGTATTTTTTGGGTTTGAGCTATTTCGAGGTAGATGAAAAAAGTTATTTTGAAAAACTTGCAGCTTACAGTGCAGCGCGCGAGCAGGGCAGGAAAGACGTAGAATATCCCGAAGAAAATTTTTCTCGCACCATTAGTGTCTATGAACGCTTGCTCAAAGAATATCCAGATTTTCGTTTTATGGACAGTGTTTATTATTTGCTTGGTCTTGCTCTGTGGTATGAGGGAGATTTCTATCAGGCATCGGATCGTTTTCAGGAACTTATTGCTCGCTTTCCCAAAAGCAAATATGTTGATGAAGTATGGTTTCGTTTAGGGGAATATTTTTATGATCTAGACGAATACGATGACGCGCTTAATGCATATGCACGAGTATTAAAAAATACTCAGTCACTTCTTTATGAAAAGGCCGTTTATAAATCTGCTTGGGCTTATTTCCAATCTAATCGCTATGATCAGGCTATCGCTCAATTTAGCAAAATAGTTGAACTCAATAAAAATAATCGACTTGCTTCGATTCGGGCCGAAGCCATCCGCTACATCGTTAAATCATTTTCTGAAAAAATGTATGCCGAAGGCAGTCTAAAAATATCTAAGCAAAAAAATGTTCAAGCCAAAGCAGAACGTGAGTTTGCTGAACGGGAAGGGTTAAAATTAGCCAAACGGGTCATTTCTTACTACGGCGGACTAAGCAAGCCTCCCGAGTATTTTCGCGATATACTAGTGGAGCTTGCATCTCAGCTGCTCGATGAGTCTAAAAGTGATGGCGCCATTTTAGCGCTTAGAACCATTATCGATTTAAATACAAATGACAAAGATAATCCCAGGCTCGCCATTCAAATTGTAGATATTCTAAACGACGCGCACCGCTATCAAGAGGCTCGTAGTGAAAATGAAGCTTTGATCCAACGCTATGGCAAGGGCAGCGTTTGGTATAATGCCATGGCAGACAATATTGAAGCCCAGAGATTTTCTCGTGAGGCTGTGCGTGATGCTATGTTGTCCTTAGCTGTTTATCACCACAGGCAAGGAAAAGAGCTTAAGAAAAGTAACCCTGAAAAAAGCCGAGAAAATTTTAAGCAGGCAGCGATTTTATATGCTCGCTATATCGAGCAGTACCCCGAACGGGATGATACTCACAAAGCCCTGTTTTATTTTGCCGAATCAATGGCAGAGGCTGAAGGCTTTAGGCTTGCTCTTGATGCATACAGGCTCTTGATCAACTATCCTTTGCCCATGCCTGAAAATTATAGGCGCGATGCGATTTATAACATTGTTTTTACCTATCGGCATGTTTTGCAATCTGAAGCTTTGGAAAAAAGATTTAAAAGCATAGATTTTGATGCTCTTACTTCAAAGCAACGTGGAGAGAAAAAGGAAGAAATTCCTGAAGTTGGTCTAGAATATTTAGCAGCCATTGATGAATTTCTAAAGCTTGCGCCTGATGACCCACAAGTTCCAGTGTTTTTGTTTCATGCTGCAGCTCTTTATTATGTCTATGGTCATGACGATGAAGCTTTATCGAGATTTGCTTTTATTATTGATAGCTATCCACAATCAAAAGCAGCTTCGGTTGCAGCTCGCTTAGTGCTCGATGATGCTATTGCAAAAAATGAATGGAGTCGCGTGATTGAGCTATCCAGGCACTTCAAAGAGCAAAAGCTTGGGGGAAGTGAAAAAGAATTTACCCGGATCGAAAAAAATGCCCAATTTAAAATTGCTCGCTCGGTTTTTGAAGAAGCGCATGAACTGCAAAAAAATAATCAGTTGACAGAATCCAAAGCTAAATATCGTGAGTCAGCACAATTATTTGCAACGCTGCTTAAAGAAGATCCCAACAACCCCTATGCAGACATCATGCTTTTTAATTCTGCTCGTGCTGTCACAGAGTCAGGAGTTATCACTGAAGCTCTTCCGCTTTATCGCGAGCTTTATAGCAAATATCCTAAGAGCCAATATGCAAAGAGTGCCCGCTTTCAAGAAGCATTCGCGCTTGAGAAAATGCTCAAATTCGATGAAGCCGCTCGTGCCTACGACGGCATTGTTAAAGCAGATCCTCAGTCAGAAGCTGCGGGAGATGCAATGCTCAACAAGGCACTTCTCTTTGAAGCTGCGGGAAATTTAAAGAATGCGACAGCGGCCTTTGTTGCTTTTGCTAAAAAATACCCTGCTCGTTCAGAAGCACCTGATGCTCTTCTGAGCGCTGCTCTGATGTACAAAAAACAGGGCGATATTAAGCAACAGATTACTATTTTGAGTCAGTTCATTAAGCAGTATGAAAAACAAAATGATAAAATTCCGGCTATAATTGAGGCGCATGCTCAAATCGGCGATAGTTACGGCGATCTTATTGTGAAAACAAAATCTCCGGTCGAGCGTACACGCTACCAAAATTTACAAAAAACTCATTATCAATCATGCGTGAAACTCTATTCAGATAAGCTTCAATCTCCTATAGCTGCGCATTTTGCATCGCAAGCTCAGCTGTTTTTGGAAAAACCCGAACAAGATGCCTTCAAAAGACTTTCCATCAATGCTCGTAGTGGTAAGGCGCAAGCCTCTCAGCTTACAGGCATGATGAAAAAACTGACTCAACTGACAGCAAAAAATGAAGCAATCATTAAAAAATATGCGCAACCGCTATCCAATGCTGAAAGCCTTTATCGTGTAGGAGCCCTTTATGAACATCTCGCTAAGTCAATGCTTAAAGCTCCATGCCCACGAGATGTAGCTGTTATTGATGATTTTGCCTGCGACGAATATATTGTGTTGCTTGAGGATAGAGCAGTAATATTGGAGGATAAAGCCGTATCGGCTGATGCTCAGGCCTATGAGATTGCTCTTGAAGCCTATGATGCGCCATCTCAGATGATCAATAAAATTCAAGTAGCGCTTAATCGCTTGAAACCTGGGAAATATCCGCGCATAGGTGATGTGATTGAAAAGCCTGTTTGGGGTGAGATTATTGGCAAAGGGCGTATGTTGAGCACGGGAAGAATGGCCTTTGAATTGCATCAGGCAGAGAAGGATCCGGATGTTGAAAAAGCAGTAGAAATACCGCAGCCGCAGAACAATGAAGAAAAGGTGGAAGAAATTTCTCCAGTTACTCAGGAAACAGTGAAAGAGGAGAATGCAGAGTGA
- the recR gene encoding recombination protein RecR: MAHDPVARLIKELTLLPGIGERTALRLALHLLGQKKERVLNLAESLVEVAQNVTECRTCCNLTAYSEQCSICSKPGRDDSIVCVVSCIQDLMAIESCASFKGLYHVLHGVLTPINGIGPKELRINELSLRLAQNNIKELILATPSSVEGEATALFIGEQAQSFDIKISRIASGVPVGGDLQFADRLSLARALMMRQEVSS, encoded by the coding sequence GTGGCGCATGATCCCGTAGCCCGCTTGATCAAGGAATTGACATTGTTGCCTGGAATTGGTGAACGCACAGCCTTAAGGTTGGCTCTTCATCTTTTAGGCCAAAAAAAAGAGCGGGTTTTAAATCTAGCAGAAAGTTTGGTTGAGGTTGCGCAAAATGTAACGGAATGTCGTACATGCTGTAATCTCACAGCTTATTCTGAACAGTGCAGTATATGCTCAAAGCCAGGGCGCGACGATAGCATTGTTTGTGTGGTTTCATGTATTCAAGATCTTATGGCCATTGAGTCATGCGCAAGTTTTAAAGGACTTTATCATGTGCTTCATGGAGTCCTCACTCCTATCAATGGTATTGGTCCAAAAGAGTTGAGAATAAATGAACTATCCTTAAGGCTTGCTCAAAATAATATTAAAGAACTAATTCTTGCCACACCTTCTTCGGTAGAAGGGGAAGCTACTGCGCTGTTTATTGGTGAGCAGGCGCAATCTTTCGATATAAAAATTTCACGCATTGCCAGTGGAGTCCCTGTGGGTGGAGATCTGCAATTTGCTGATCGATTAAGCCTGGCTCGTGCACTTATGATGCGTCAAGAAGTCAGCAGCTAA
- a CDS encoding YbaB/EbfC family nucleoid-associated protein has translation MMFDPKKIFDMLKNAGEMQKNMSEKLKTNKATGEAGAGMVKVVMNGHFEIESIDIDNALMSEDKNFIQDVIKSAINDASTQILAQMTDHLKALTGGLGL, from the coding sequence ATGATGTTTGATCCCAAAAAAATCTTTGACATGCTTAAAAATGCTGGTGAGATGCAAAAGAATATGTCCGAAAAACTAAAAACTAACAAGGCCACCGGCGAAGCAGGAGCAGGAATGGTGAAGGTGGTAATGAATGGACATTTCGAAATTGAGTCGATTGATATCGATAATGCCCTGATGAGCGAAGATAAAAATTTTATTCAAGATGTAATCAAATCAGCTATCAATGATGCCTCAACTCAAATCCTAGCTCAGATGACTGATCATTTGAAAGCTCTCACTGGTGGTTTGGGGCTGTAA